From one Lineus longissimus chromosome 3, tnLinLong1.2, whole genome shotgun sequence genomic stretch:
- the LOC135485290 gene encoding uncharacterized protein LOC135485290 isoform X2, translating to MHVVLLSTLFLSVLLDEVKAFCPNCDIQLTSFTPTVPVLPVGSAILYTFGLTIKNLETGGAVNKRIDKVNTPNENYKLTLFYSNFDVNAVGIGSNSITQTPGQTTTIPVFKTPGAALVGLNTQAELKVEGEGTLTIPAAECSLVRFVCLFVEPGSGADWSDSNAADNYRCQDVKSSITKCGVDIIGTNFAMNVGNPVVKSGKATSLGFDIVVKNNAPVGSGADINAAAGANFAVDLYFAQADISVTRATIKTVAFPASTTGDLTAALAPGSSTALYPMTATATIPAVDCPKYTWACACVKKGNAAAYDDLDVTNNCQCLAATSLISCPPDVNIVSVTPTGAAVIDDYTTPVGSAADFGVDVKINNVAAAGIENNIVAAVGSDRNYILSLKLTDANLRAGGTDTLALPAGNIALTHPATAQLQVGLTAGGLGAADQKDLSAIAKMTIPTASCKAVKYLCTTVSQDPTSTYPAETNLANNVKCVDLVASRRKNCKPKFNNLDKVIDWPELSAGVIYDTDASDPDSDTLTYSFAAGTLGMFTINSADGKVSLTTPFDFETGTNQYKLLTHADDGRGGTATGTLTVNVVDVNEPPVLTPSAAAVSVGEHTQGDIGMAISKVDPDVSNGQGITYSVQKPAGAPFTVDASGNVKVIAPGLDYRNPGSHTWVLEIIGVDKGSPAPVVRTGTTQVTVTITDEPDQPKISGMPATVSIKENVTDGPTEIFKVVATDPDGDSLTYVLQASPLDGKFRMDPSDHTKIQFTANPAFNYEKQKQYKLTVFVMDGTTKAAMGELTVIIIDIPEKPRFLNLPNKAYIPEHQFHGCQIFEVLAVDDENDPINIKMDVFHHNSGNTKFEIDKWGSVRTTYNNCLNHEIDPYYIANITACDMTGCAVANLTIYVEDWIEPPIFNPQFYALVLKESQSTIVPLPIDVTRLVTDPDHKDTRSCSIASSTFSSFIRSTGGCTIYLNKALDYDRYDPPHHFTADICAADSKGLTTCLLLHIYVTNVDDEAPFFTPNTYLATIPENSTGQTLILTMTCFDMDLGIYGEVRTWVDPSNAIAHRDYEAKLLGRTHQQRLAHKNFIEIRVRNQLDIEKYSVITFKVFAASPSQTGFATVTIYISNINDNKPKWNKTFYNWETSIYRHLGHVVGSVHGYDQDIIYNRVFYYLVKDSIEFSLDSVTGEVIHKIQHVLQSYHRYVIRAYIKDSDPAHDQGGVATIRIDTYVDKDVLTNWTSCNSVKYYKNETNKQQFLVGLRKMCSPCVPRIHDILNDNGKPIILLYFLTDDTTEYHRHVELVKQYVSPEVLMANFTRDLVETPREFVNNASSEIAKDCIEKITWYKYPDPKHNWILDTVEGNVILGIILSIGLTGLLTALICALQKAFHHRANYGLDGTPVKGEKTVSKSDVYVMSDDPNVMDFRYNNKPLVPASTHTDVMPDLPGTPTPPDSELPTPIGSRLASGNANGEIPSRSPLAGRVTPSAR from the exons ATGCATGTGGTATTGTTGTCTACGCTGTTTCTTTCTGTTCTGTTAGATGAAGTCAAAGCTTTCTGCCCAAATTGTG ACATTCAATTGACTTCCTTCACACCCACGGTGCCAGTCCTACCCGTCGGTTCAGCAATACTTTACACGTTTGGACTAACCATAAAGAACCTGGAGACTGGAGGAGCTGTCAACAAAAGGATCGATAAAGTCA ACACGCCGAATGAAAACTATAAGCTGACACTCTTCTATTCCAATTTCGATGTGAATGCTGTTGGGATAGGCAGCAACTCCATTACCCAGACCCCTGGCCAGACGACCACAATTCCTGTCTTCAAGACACCTGGAGCAGCACTGGTAGGCCTCAACACTCAGGCTGAGCTGAAGGTCGAAGGCGAAGGTACCCTTACAATCCCCGCCGCAGAATGCTCTCTGGTGCGGTTTGTCTGTCTGTTTGTAGAGCCTGGCTCAGGGGCGGACTGGTCGGATTCGAATGCAGCGGATAACTATCGTTGCCAAGATGTGAAGTCATCTATCACAAAATGTGGAGTCG ATATTATCGGCACCAACTTTGCGATGAACGTTGGGAACCCTGTGGTGAAATCAGGCAAAGCCACCAGCCTCGGCTTTGACATCGTGGTCAAGAACAATgccccagttggctcaggtgcCGACATCAACGCCGCCGCTGGAGCAAACTTTGCAGTGGACCTCTACTTCGCACAGGCTGACATATCGGTTACCCGAGCAACGATTAAAACTGTTGCCTTTCCTGCTTCTACTACGGGCGACCTGACCGCTGCACTGGCCCCTGGTTCCTCGACGGCTCTGTACCCTATGACGGCCACAGCTACCATTCCTGCAGTTGACTGTCCAAAATACACATGGGCGTGTGCATGCGTCAAGAAAGGAAACGCTGCGGCCTACGACGACCTTGACGTCACAAATAATTGTCAGTGTCTGGCTGCGACAAGTCTCATATCTTGTCCTCCAG ACGTAAACATAGTTTCGGTCACCCCTACGGGCGCAGCAGTAATTGATGATTACACTACCCCTGTAGGAAGTGCGGCTGACTTTGGCGTGGACGTGAAAATAAACAACGTGGCAGCTGCAGGCATAGAAAACAACATCGTCGCTGCTGTCGGTAGCGACAGGAACTATATACTCTCACTTAAGTTGACAGATGCGAACCTGAGGGCTGGTGGCACGGATACCCTAGCTCTACCAGCTGGAAACATCGCACTAACGCACCCGGCTACCGCTCAGCTCCAGGTTGGTCTTACAGCTGGTGGTCTCGGGGCAGCGGACCAGAAGGACTTAAGTGCCATCGCCAAAATGACAATCCCCACTGCTAGTTGTAAAGCAGTGAAGTACCTCTGTACCACTGTATCACAAGACCCGACGTCCACCTACCCTGCGGAGACAAACCTTGCTAATAATGTGAAATGCGTTGACTTGGTAGCATCGAGGAGGAAGAATTGTAAACCAA AATTTAACAACCTCGACAAGGTTATCGACTGGCCAGAACTCTCTGCTGGTGTGATATACGACACTGACGCATCTGATCCGGACTCAGATACGCTGACCTACTCCTTCGCCGCTGGTACTCTTGGGATGTTTACCATTAACTCTGCAG ATGGTAAAGTATCTCTGACAACTCCTTTCGATTTCGAAACTGGAACCAACCAGTACAAGTTGTTGACCCACGCAGACGACGGAAGGGGTGGTACAGCCACTGGGACACTGACCGTGAACGTAGTTGACGTAAATGAACCTCCGGTGCTGACCCCCTCGGCTGCTGCGGTGAGCGTTGGGGAACACACTCAGGGCGATATCGGCATGGCCATCAGCAAGGTGGACCCCGACGTGTCTAATGGTCAGGGAATAACATACTCAGTGCAGAAACCGGCTGGAGCACCCTTCACTGTGGACGCTAGTG GAAATGTCAAGGTCATAGCCCCAGGTCTTGACTACCGCAACCCTGGCTCTCATACATGGGTCCTTGAGATCATTGGCGTGGACAAAGGCAGCCCAGCGCCAGTAGTCAGGACAGGTACCACCCAGGTGACCGTGACAATCACGGATGAGCCTGATCAACCTAAGATCAGTGGTATGCCTGCGACTGTCAGCATCAAGGAGAACGTTACTGATGGACCCACAGAGATATTCAAG GTTGTAGCCACAGATCCCGACGGCGATTCACTGACATACGTGCTGCAGGCCTCGCCTCTGGATGGGAAGTTCAGGATGGATCCTTCAGACC ACACGAAAATTCAATTCACAGCCAACCCAGCCTTCAACTACGAGAAACAAAAGCAGTACAAGCTGACCGTGTTCGTGATGGACGGCACCACCAAGGCTGCGATGGGAGAGCTCACAGTTATCATCATCGACATACCAGAGAAACCACGCTTTCTCAACCTACCAAACAAGGCTTATATCCCTGAACACCAGTTTCATGGTTGTCAAATTTTCGAG GTGCTTGCAGTTGACGACGAAAACGACCCGATAAACATCAAGATGGATGTCTTTCATCACAATTCCGGCAATACAAAGTTTGAAATCGACAAAT GGGGCTCCGTGAGGACGACCTACAACAACTGCCTTAACCATGAGATAGATCCTTACTACATCGCCAACATCACAGCATGCGACATGACAGGCTGTGCCGTAGCCAATCTGACCATCTACGTGGAGGACTGGATCGAACCGCCCATCTTTAACCCACAGTTTTACGCTCTCGTCCTCAAGGAGTCACAG AGCACCATTGTACCACTACCGATCGACGTGACCAGGCTGGTGACAGACCCTGACCACAAAGACACACGGAGCTGCTCCATAGCCTCCTCTACCTTCAGCTCTTTCATACGATCTACGGGAGGCTGTACCATCTATCTCAACAAGGCGCTTGACTATGACCGCTATGATCCTCCTCATCACTTCACTGCGG ACATATGCGCCGCAGACAGCAAGGGCCTGACAACGTGCCTTCTCCTCCACATCTATGTCACAAACGTGGACGACGAGGCACCCTTCTTCACCCCAAACACATACTTGGCGACGATCCCAGAGAATTCAACAGGTCAGACCTTGATACTTACAATGACCTGTTTCGACATGGACCTGGGTATCTACGGTGAAGTCAGGACATGGGTAGACCCATCCAACGCCATAGCTCACAGAGACTATGAAGCCAAGCTTCTGGGCCGCACGCACCAGCAGCGCCTTGCCCACAAAAACTTCATAGAAATCCGTGTCCGAAATCAGCTCGACATTGAGAAGTACTCAGTCATCACGTTCAAGGTTTTTGCAGCTTCTCCAAGCCAAACTGGCTTCGCTACCGTCACTATTTACATCAGTAATATCAATGATAATAAACCAAAATGGAACAAGACATTCTATAATTGGGAAACGTCTATCTATCGACACCTGGGACACGTTGTTGGATCTGTCCACGGATATGATCAAGATATCA TTTACAATCGGGTCTTCTACTACCTTGTGAAAGATAGCATTGAGTTCTCCCTGGACTCCGTGACTGGGGAAGTGATACACAAGATCCAGCATGTCCTGCAATCCTATCATAGATACGTCATCCGAGCTTACATCAAGGATAGCGACCCAGCCCACGACCAAGGAGG GGTGGCCACAATAAGGATTGATACATACGTTGACAAAGACGTGCTGACAAACTGGACGAGTTGCAACAGCGTCAAGTATTACAAGAATGAGACGAACAAGCAGCAGTTCTTAGTAGGCCTTCGGAAAATGTGTTCTCCATGCGTTCCAAGGATACATGACATTCTTAACGA CAACGGGAAACCAATTATTCTCCTCTACTTCCTCACCGATGACACTACAGAATACCACCGTCATGTCGAACTGGTCAAGCAGTACGTTTCACCAGAAGTCCTCATGGCCAACTTCACGAGAGATCTCGTCGAAACACCGCGAGAGTTTGTGAACAACGCCAGCAGCGAGATTGCAAAGGATTGCATAGAGAAGATTACGTGGTACAAGTACCCGGATCCAAAACACAACTGGATTCTGGACACTGTTGAAGGGAACGTTATCCTTGGTATCATTCTAAGCATCGGGCTGACAGGTTTGCTGACTGCTTTGATATGTGCCTTGCAAAAAGCATTTCATCACAGAGCTAA TTACGGCTTGGATGGAACACCAGTGAAAGGGGAGAAGACAGTGAGTAAGTCTGATGTCTACGTCATGTCAG ATGACCCAAATGTGATGGATTTTAGATACAATAACAAGCCACTTGTTCCTGCCTCAACCCACACAGACGTGATGCCCGACCTTCCTGGAACGCCTACTCCACCCGACTCCGAGCTTCCAACGCCCATTGGCAGCCGGCTGGCATCAGGGAACGCGAATGGTGAAATACCCTCGAGGTCTCCACTGGCTGGACGAGTAACTCCATCGGCCAGATGA
- the LOC135485290 gene encoding uncharacterized protein LOC135485290 isoform X3, producing MHVVLLSTLFLSVLLDEVKAFCPNCVLPVGSAILYTFGLTIKNLETGGAVNKRIDKVNTPNENYKLTLFYSNFDVNAVGIGSNSITQTPGQTTTIPVFKTPGAALVGLNTQAELKVEGEGTLTIPAAECSLVRFVCLFVEPGSGADWSDSNAADNYRCQDVKSSITKCGVDIIGTNFAMNVGNPVVKSGKATSLGFDIVVKNNAPVGSGADINAAAGANFAVDLYFAQADISVTRATIKTVAFPASTTGDLTAALAPGSSTALYPMTATATIPAVDCPKYTWACACVKKGNAAAYDDLDVTNNCQCLAATSLISCPPDVNIVSVTPTGAAVIDDYTTPVGSAADFGVDVKINNVAAAGIENNIVAAVGSDRNYILSLKLTDANLRAGGTDTLALPAGNIALTHPATAQLQVGLTAGGLGAADQKDLSAIAKMTIPTASCKAVKYLCTTVSQDPTSTYPAETNLANNVKCVDLVASRRKNCKPKFNNLDKVIDWPELSAGVIYDTDASDPDSDTLTYSFAAGTLGMFTINSADGKVSLTTPFDFETGTNQYKLLTHADDGRGGTATGTLTVNVVDVNEPPVLTPSAAAVSVGEHTQGDIGMAISKVDPDVSNGQGITYSVQKPAGAPFTVDASGNVKVIAPGLDYRNPGSHTWVLEIIGVDKGSPAPVVRTGTTQVTVTITDEPDQPKISGMPATVSIKENVTDGPTEIFKVVATDPDGDSLTYVLQASPLDGKFRMDPSDHTKIQFTANPAFNYEKQKQYKLTVFVMDGTTKAAMGELTVIIIDIPEKPRFLNLPNKAYIPEHQFHGCQIFEVLAVDDENDPINIKMDVFHHNSGNTKFEIDKWGSVRTTYNNCLNHEIDPYYIANITACDMTGCAVANLTIYVEDWIEPPIFNPQFYALVLKESQSTIVPLPIDVTRLVTDPDHKDTRSCSIASSTFSSFIRSTGGCTIYLNKALDYDRYDPPHHFTADICAADSKGLTTCLLLHIYVTNVDDEAPFFTPNTYLATIPENSTGQTLILTMTCFDMDLGIYGEVRTWVDPSNAIAHRDYEAKLLGRTHQQRLAHKNFIEIRVRNQLDIEKYSVITFKVFAASPSQTGFATVTIYISNINDNKPKWNKTFYNWETSIYRHLGHVVGSVHGYDQDIIYNRVFYYLVKDSIEFSLDSVTGEVIHKIQHVLQSYHRYVIRAYIKDSDPAHDQGGVATIRIDTYVDKDVLTNWTSCNSVKYYKNETNKQQFLVGLRKMCSPCVPRIHDILNDSNGKPIILLYFLTDDTTEYHRHVELVKQYVSPEVLMANFTRDLVETPREFVNNASSEIAKDCIEKITWYKYPDPKHNWILDTVEGNVILGIILSIGLTGLLTALICALQKAFHHRANYGLDGTPVKGEKTVSKSDVYVMSDDPNVMDFRYNNKPLVPASTHTDVMPDLPGTPTPPDSELPTPIGSRLASGNANGEIPSRSPLAGRVTPSAR from the exons ATGCATGTGGTATTGTTGTCTACGCTGTTTCTTTCTGTTCTGTTAGATGAAGTCAAAGCTTTCTGCCCAAATTGTG TCCTACCCGTCGGTTCAGCAATACTTTACACGTTTGGACTAACCATAAAGAACCTGGAGACTGGAGGAGCTGTCAACAAAAGGATCGATAAAGTCA ACACGCCGAATGAAAACTATAAGCTGACACTCTTCTATTCCAATTTCGATGTGAATGCTGTTGGGATAGGCAGCAACTCCATTACCCAGACCCCTGGCCAGACGACCACAATTCCTGTCTTCAAGACACCTGGAGCAGCACTGGTAGGCCTCAACACTCAGGCTGAGCTGAAGGTCGAAGGCGAAGGTACCCTTACAATCCCCGCCGCAGAATGCTCTCTGGTGCGGTTTGTCTGTCTGTTTGTAGAGCCTGGCTCAGGGGCGGACTGGTCGGATTCGAATGCAGCGGATAACTATCGTTGCCAAGATGTGAAGTCATCTATCACAAAATGTGGAGTCG ATATTATCGGCACCAACTTTGCGATGAACGTTGGGAACCCTGTGGTGAAATCAGGCAAAGCCACCAGCCTCGGCTTTGACATCGTGGTCAAGAACAATgccccagttggctcaggtgcCGACATCAACGCCGCCGCTGGAGCAAACTTTGCAGTGGACCTCTACTTCGCACAGGCTGACATATCGGTTACCCGAGCAACGATTAAAACTGTTGCCTTTCCTGCTTCTACTACGGGCGACCTGACCGCTGCACTGGCCCCTGGTTCCTCGACGGCTCTGTACCCTATGACGGCCACAGCTACCATTCCTGCAGTTGACTGTCCAAAATACACATGGGCGTGTGCATGCGTCAAGAAAGGAAACGCTGCGGCCTACGACGACCTTGACGTCACAAATAATTGTCAGTGTCTGGCTGCGACAAGTCTCATATCTTGTCCTCCAG ACGTAAACATAGTTTCGGTCACCCCTACGGGCGCAGCAGTAATTGATGATTACACTACCCCTGTAGGAAGTGCGGCTGACTTTGGCGTGGACGTGAAAATAAACAACGTGGCAGCTGCAGGCATAGAAAACAACATCGTCGCTGCTGTCGGTAGCGACAGGAACTATATACTCTCACTTAAGTTGACAGATGCGAACCTGAGGGCTGGTGGCACGGATACCCTAGCTCTACCAGCTGGAAACATCGCACTAACGCACCCGGCTACCGCTCAGCTCCAGGTTGGTCTTACAGCTGGTGGTCTCGGGGCAGCGGACCAGAAGGACTTAAGTGCCATCGCCAAAATGACAATCCCCACTGCTAGTTGTAAAGCAGTGAAGTACCTCTGTACCACTGTATCACAAGACCCGACGTCCACCTACCCTGCGGAGACAAACCTTGCTAATAATGTGAAATGCGTTGACTTGGTAGCATCGAGGAGGAAGAATTGTAAACCAA AATTTAACAACCTCGACAAGGTTATCGACTGGCCAGAACTCTCTGCTGGTGTGATATACGACACTGACGCATCTGATCCGGACTCAGATACGCTGACCTACTCCTTCGCCGCTGGTACTCTTGGGATGTTTACCATTAACTCTGCAG ATGGTAAAGTATCTCTGACAACTCCTTTCGATTTCGAAACTGGAACCAACCAGTACAAGTTGTTGACCCACGCAGACGACGGAAGGGGTGGTACAGCCACTGGGACACTGACCGTGAACGTAGTTGACGTAAATGAACCTCCGGTGCTGACCCCCTCGGCTGCTGCGGTGAGCGTTGGGGAACACACTCAGGGCGATATCGGCATGGCCATCAGCAAGGTGGACCCCGACGTGTCTAATGGTCAGGGAATAACATACTCAGTGCAGAAACCGGCTGGAGCACCCTTCACTGTGGACGCTAGTG GAAATGTCAAGGTCATAGCCCCAGGTCTTGACTACCGCAACCCTGGCTCTCATACATGGGTCCTTGAGATCATTGGCGTGGACAAAGGCAGCCCAGCGCCAGTAGTCAGGACAGGTACCACCCAGGTGACCGTGACAATCACGGATGAGCCTGATCAACCTAAGATCAGTGGTATGCCTGCGACTGTCAGCATCAAGGAGAACGTTACTGATGGACCCACAGAGATATTCAAG GTTGTAGCCACAGATCCCGACGGCGATTCACTGACATACGTGCTGCAGGCCTCGCCTCTGGATGGGAAGTTCAGGATGGATCCTTCAGACC ACACGAAAATTCAATTCACAGCCAACCCAGCCTTCAACTACGAGAAACAAAAGCAGTACAAGCTGACCGTGTTCGTGATGGACGGCACCACCAAGGCTGCGATGGGAGAGCTCACAGTTATCATCATCGACATACCAGAGAAACCACGCTTTCTCAACCTACCAAACAAGGCTTATATCCCTGAACACCAGTTTCATGGTTGTCAAATTTTCGAG GTGCTTGCAGTTGACGACGAAAACGACCCGATAAACATCAAGATGGATGTCTTTCATCACAATTCCGGCAATACAAAGTTTGAAATCGACAAAT GGGGCTCCGTGAGGACGACCTACAACAACTGCCTTAACCATGAGATAGATCCTTACTACATCGCCAACATCACAGCATGCGACATGACAGGCTGTGCCGTAGCCAATCTGACCATCTACGTGGAGGACTGGATCGAACCGCCCATCTTTAACCCACAGTTTTACGCTCTCGTCCTCAAGGAGTCACAG AGCACCATTGTACCACTACCGATCGACGTGACCAGGCTGGTGACAGACCCTGACCACAAAGACACACGGAGCTGCTCCATAGCCTCCTCTACCTTCAGCTCTTTCATACGATCTACGGGAGGCTGTACCATCTATCTCAACAAGGCGCTTGACTATGACCGCTATGATCCTCCTCATCACTTCACTGCGG ACATATGCGCCGCAGACAGCAAGGGCCTGACAACGTGCCTTCTCCTCCACATCTATGTCACAAACGTGGACGACGAGGCACCCTTCTTCACCCCAAACACATACTTGGCGACGATCCCAGAGAATTCAACAGGTCAGACCTTGATACTTACAATGACCTGTTTCGACATGGACCTGGGTATCTACGGTGAAGTCAGGACATGGGTAGACCCATCCAACGCCATAGCTCACAGAGACTATGAAGCCAAGCTTCTGGGCCGCACGCACCAGCAGCGCCTTGCCCACAAAAACTTCATAGAAATCCGTGTCCGAAATCAGCTCGACATTGAGAAGTACTCAGTCATCACGTTCAAGGTTTTTGCAGCTTCTCCAAGCCAAACTGGCTTCGCTACCGTCACTATTTACATCAGTAATATCAATGATAATAAACCAAAATGGAACAAGACATTCTATAATTGGGAAACGTCTATCTATCGACACCTGGGACACGTTGTTGGATCTGTCCACGGATATGATCAAGATATCA TTTACAATCGGGTCTTCTACTACCTTGTGAAAGATAGCATTGAGTTCTCCCTGGACTCCGTGACTGGGGAAGTGATACACAAGATCCAGCATGTCCTGCAATCCTATCATAGATACGTCATCCGAGCTTACATCAAGGATAGCGACCCAGCCCACGACCAAGGAGG GGTGGCCACAATAAGGATTGATACATACGTTGACAAAGACGTGCTGACAAACTGGACGAGTTGCAACAGCGTCAAGTATTACAAGAATGAGACGAACAAGCAGCAGTTCTTAGTAGGCCTTCGGAAAATGTGTTCTCCATGCGTTCCAAGGATACATGACATTCTTAACGA CAGCAACGGGAAACCAATTATTCTCCTCTACTTCCTCACCGATGACACTACAGAATACCACCGTCATGTCGAACTGGTCAAGCAGTACGTTTCACCAGAAGTCCTCATGGCCAACTTCACGAGAGATCTCGTCGAAACACCGCGAGAGTTTGTGAACAACGCCAGCAGCGAGATTGCAAAGGATTGCATAGAGAAGATTACGTGGTACAAGTACCCGGATCCAAAACACAACTGGATTCTGGACACTGTTGAAGGGAACGTTATCCTTGGTATCATTCTAAGCATCGGGCTGACAGGTTTGCTGACTGCTTTGATATGTGCCTTGCAAAAAGCATTTCATCACAGAGCTAA TTACGGCTTGGATGGAACACCAGTGAAAGGGGAGAAGACAGTGAGTAAGTCTGATGTCTACGTCATGTCAG ATGACCCAAATGTGATGGATTTTAGATACAATAACAAGCCACTTGTTCCTGCCTCAACCCACACAGACGTGATGCCCGACCTTCCTGGAACGCCTACTCCACCCGACTCCGAGCTTCCAACGCCCATTGGCAGCCGGCTGGCATCAGGGAACGCGAATGGTGAAATACCCTCGAGGTCTCCACTGGCTGGACGAGTAACTCCATCGGCCAGATGA